AGCTAGAATAAGCGGCGAGAAGACGCGTTTCAACGCTAATGCCCAGAGCAAGCATATGGCTGGGGATGCGAGGATAATTAATCTGACCATTGAGCTGGCGAAGTAAATGGATGTTATACAGTACAGAATGATGAGTACGCTTAAGTTGGTCGCCATTAAAGCGGCGAAGAATATGCCTACCGGCACAAATATTGTTCCGAAACCGAAGTCGTAGTAGAAGGTTGCCCATGAAGAAGGCTTATGCTCAGCGACAGACTCGAAGAGCGGGCTGATTGAGCGGAGCGATGGGATTAATGTGAAAAGGAACTTCATACCGGGAAGATTAATGAAGCCAGCTATAAATAGGGCGCTGAAGATCCCGGCTATTAAAGCAATGATTACTAGAGAATATATTACTTTTCTTCTTAGTGCTGGTGTAAGCCTATTTAACTCGGCTAAACAGAGCAGGAAGAGCACGCCATAAACCGGGAGATTGGTTGCCTCGAAGAGGAAGCCTACTCCCGTTCGCGGGGTCGCCGCAGCTATAGAGAGGGCTATAGCAAAAGTAATCGTGTGAGATAAAAGTAGGCGCGGCGAATACCTCTTTATAACTAGAAGCGTGAAGGAGAAAAGCGCGATCACAGCGACCATGTATCTAGCCGCGCCCCAAGACATGCAGAGGTATCCTAGAGAGACTCCTGCCAAAACAGCGTACGCGACGCTGCTCTTTAGGGTTCTTCCGCTATCCACCGCCCTACCAAAGAATAATATTAGAAGGATGGCGCTAAGTATCCCGATGGTTTCATCGTCAAACCATCCTAGCGATGTTCGGCCGATATGGGAGAGATCTAAAGCCAGCAATAGCGCCGATAATAATCCAACGGCCTCCCCTCCAAGATCTCTTCCAAGAAGATATATGGCGAGGCAGGTGAACGCTGCCGCTATGATTGGGAAGATTACGCATAGGTTGTATAAGGGGTCTGAGGCTAATGGATCCAGAGGATTTGAAGCGGAAGTAAGAAAAGGTGAAACCCCGAGTATGCTTAGAATTTTATGTAATGTGATGGCGGTCACCGTTAAACCAAGATTAGAGAAGTAGCGCGTATCGCGACCATAAGGATACCAACCGGTATAATCGTGCCATGAGAAGAAGTACGCGAAACCGTTGTTTGATATGTGTTTGGCTACATAATAGTGGAAGTAGGGGTCAAACTCGTTAAGGTAGAAGCCCCAGCGTAAAGGTAGCAGTCTGATAATCGAAGATATTATCAGAATTAAGAGGAGGGTGGTTCCCCTGATAAGAGACGAGTGCGTTATTTTTGGTCGAAGGCGTAACGTCTCATGCAGTAGATCCATGAGTTTTCCAGGTATTTCTTTGGGCTTCATTAAAGCACCCTTAAGCTAATGATGCAAGATCTTATTTTTAAATTCCTATAAAAATATTTTTGCATTACCTGCTGGGGGAAAGCGACCTCTGGTTTCTTCCCGACCTTTCTCTCACTGGCAGAATATCGATCTTTTGAGGCATAAGCGATAATTTTCTTCCGCATTTAGGGCATCTGCCGCCATGCATCTCGTATATTTCTTCGGGAGACTTTATGTCGTAGCCCTGATATAAAATCTCCCCGCATCCGTCACACAGCACCTGCTGAGGCATAAGATACCACCATGCCATCTATCTTGAACTGCGAAAAGACTTAAAAAGTTTCCTAATATGTCTAATCTCTAAAATCTTCGAGACCGCGATATTGATTGTGGAAAGATAACATTTAAATCTATTTTTGTTGATTAGTTTAAGGAGAAATCGATCCGCTCGCAGGACGGTTGCCCGAGGATGGCTAAAATTTCCCAAACGCTGGAGCGTTTCTGGAGAAGGGTTGGCAGAATGTTAAATTATAGGCCTCCGCAAAATGTTGTGGCGATAATTCTAATGCTCTTCACGATTTTCCTGTTTGGCGGAGGAATATACATGATCTCGATGCCTATTAGAAGCGTAATTCCATACTCAAGAGGCTTCATATTTCTCTATCCAGGCCTACATGATCAGATGCTCGGCGAAAGCATAGCTGTAATGATAACCTATGCTTTAGGCGCTGCAGGACTAATACTTATATATCAAAGCGTGAAGTACCTGCGTAATCCAAGCCAAGCTTCAACGCTGATACGAGCCGGCATAATATTGTTTATTATCGTGGTTATAATCCTTGAAATAGCTCTTTACAGCTGGAAAATTGGGCTTGGCTTCTGAAAATTTTTAGATAGAGTTAAAAGGCTAAAAGTCTTTTAATCCATATTTTGGTTGGCTTAGGCATGAGGACAATTGAGTGGAAAAATGGTGTAGTTGCCACAATCGACCAAACATTGCTTCCTGACGAGGAAGCATGGCTTGAGATAAGAAGCTGCGTCGAAGTGGCTGACGCGATTAGGAAAATGAAGATTAGGGGCGCTCCGTTAATAGGCGTCGCAGCGGCCTACGGCTTAGCGTTAACGGCATATTACTCAGAAGCGAAAACCAGAGAAGCCTTCATCGAGGAGATTGAGCGCGCAGCCGATATACTCAGGGGGACAAGGCCTACGGCAGTTAACCTTTTTTGGGCTATTGAAAGGGTCTTAAAGAAGGTTAAAGGCTCCGCTGGCGACGTTGAGGTTTTAAGGCGCTTAGTTATTGATGAAGCCCAGCGGATAGCTGATGAAGATGTTGAAGTAAACCGTAGGATCGGCGAACACGGTTCTAAGTTGATAGAGGACGGTGACACTATTTTAACGCATTGTAATGCTGGAAGATTAGCCACCGTAGATTATGGAACAGCGCTCGCAGTTATACGTGCCGCTAAGGAAGAAGGTAAACGTGTAAAGGTGATAGCTACTGAAACTAGACCTAAAC
Above is a genomic segment from Candidatus Bathyarchaeia archaeon containing:
- a CDS encoding STT3 domain-containing protein yields the protein MKPKEIPGKLMDLLHETLRLRPKITHSSLIRGTTLLLILIISSIIRLLPLRWGFYLNEFDPYFHYYVAKHISNNGFAYFFSWHDYTGWYPYGRDTRYFSNLGLTVTAITLHKILSILGVSPFLTSASNPLDPLASDPLYNLCVIFPIIAAAFTCLAIYLLGRDLGGEAVGLLSALLLALDLSHIGRTSLGWFDDETIGILSAILLILFFGRAVDSGRTLKSSVAYAVLAGVSLGYLCMSWGAARYMVAVIALFSFTLLVIKRYSPRLLLSHTITFAIALSIAAATPRTGVGFLFEATNLPVYGVLFLLCLAELNRLTPALRRKVIYSLVIIALIAGIFSALFIAGFINLPGMKFLFTLIPSLRSISPLFESVAEHKPSSWATFYYDFGFGTIFVPVGIFFAALMATNLSVLIILYCITSIYFASSMVRLIILASPAICLLWALALKRVFSPLILALRERIPSLGRKAKIKPIEKELVAGLLILVFAVFTLTYAFGTTFILGPQSPGPRVLSYADTPATLSGASLSVRPSSLVPDWIETLTWIRESLPPSPSKPGEKGTVVASWWDYGYWITVFANKTTLADNGTINGTQIAQIGRMFMSNETEAVEILRRYNVTHVVVYVTFDTQGRDAPGYGGDNGKWRWMALIGGLNDTLFGNYTLGWDWVDNNRNYQVDSGEVIANERGQSTVLYKLMNYGKEITLYGREVTVNLQHFKKAYFSQKEGSPSPAPGTSIVPLVCVYEVIYE
- the mtnA gene encoding S-methyl-5-thioribose-1-phosphate isomerase is translated as MRTIEWKNGVVATIDQTLLPDEEAWLEIRSCVEVADAIRKMKIRGAPLIGVAAAYGLALTAYYSEAKTREAFIEEIERAADILRGTRPTAVNLFWAIERVLKKVKGSAGDVEVLRRLVIDEAQRIADEDVEVNRRIGEHGSKLIEDGDTILTHCNAGRLATVDYGTALAVIRAAKEEGKRVKVIATETRPKLQGSRLTTYELMRDGFSVTLITDNMVGYLMFKGAVDKVIVGADRVVRDAVINKIGTYTIAVLAKEHNIPFYVAAPLSTFDLNAFARDVVIEERDPSEVTHIGSVRVAPLGVNVLNPAFDITPIKYVDAVICEAGILGKEYFERLYERKNI